The proteins below are encoded in one region of Neodiprion virginianus isolate iyNeoVirg1 chromosome 7, iyNeoVirg1.1, whole genome shotgun sequence:
- the LOC124309311 gene encoding protein single-minded isoform X1 has protein sequence MGPMIRTAAGLSASDPYVETWKRRRAVDDTIQKGGANHSSDILELQNASKILENNNETSNKNNNGSSNNYEKKSSSYVTGTNDGCSLNVASLASGPQEVVMKEKSKNAARSRREKENQEFFELAKLLPLPAAITSQLDKASIIRLTTSYLKMRHVFPDGLGDAWGAVPPATNPREAAIKELGSHLLQTLDGFIFVVAPDGKIMYISETASVHLGLSQVVELTGNSIYEYIFPADHQEMEAVLSLTHLATSPNGLSNLPPPNPRGDIELERAFFIRMKCVLAKRNAGLTTHGFKVIHCSGYLKVKQFSLSGGGGTEYEEAGIQNVGLVAVGHSLPPSSVTEIKLHHNMFMFRASLDLRLIFLDARVAQLTGYEPQDLIEKTLYQYIHGCDVMQMRYSHQILLYRGQVTTKYYRFLTRSGGWVWMQSYVTIVHNSRSSRPHCIVSVNYVLSEQEASDLVLNSEQKLSAGTSSCPPVTTVLPGSLSTATTVLPGALSSATTVLPGTPTSAPTSATDIDLEQSPSPPYRTGRVNEPPDTDYGDSSGYSGAEFVPGQATGHTHYLTTAYGPQGNNSGNNHAEGSYYPTELFYQYGGMHHEVMPSMQQQHQQQQSQAHSHLIHHTVPTTIQQQQHSPQQNHQQQQQRPFSASSSSCGSSDASDVHLPSPLGLHSLPTGYPGQHHLLDSSSSSASLADGSVMFPSCGFNNNNNNNNSSYATATTTTSLAHQENTSYPVHPAHHNPRQSHPHPHPHPHPHLHPQAHHHPQHHHHHHHHHSLEHLDAPPAGYTSVIVDTQQYSPGQSAHTVSTANGTPPLTSHQHHHEVHHQFVH, from the exons ATGGGACCAATGATTCGGACGGCTGCTGGCCTATCGGCCAGCGATCCATACGTCGAAACGTGGAAGAGGAGACGGGCTGTCGACGACACGATTCAAAAAG GTGGCGCTAATCATTCGAGTGATATTTTGGAGCTTCAGAACGCGAGTAAAATTCTTGAGAACAACAACGAGACGagtaataaaaacaacaacggCTCGAGTAACAACTACGAGAAGAAGAGCAGCAGCTACGTAACTGGGACGAACGACGGTTGTTCGTTAAACGTAGCCAGCCTCGCATCCGGTCCCCAAGAAGTTGTGATGAaggaaaaaagcaaaaacgCGGCGCGGTCTCGTCGCGAGAAGGAAAACCAGGAATTCTTTGAACTCGCAAAGCTCCTTCCACTCCCCGCCGCCATCACCTCTCAACTCGACAAGGCCAGCATCATCAGGCTGACGACGAGCTACCTCAAAATGAGGCACGTCTTTCCTGATG GTCTCGGAGACGCTTGGGGCGCGGTTCCACCAGCAACGAATCCGCGGGAGGCTGCAATCAAGGAACTGGGATCACATTTGTTGCAA ACACTGGACGGATTCATATTTGTCGTTGCACCTGACGGGAAAATCATGTACATCAGCGAGACTGCTAGTGTGCACTTAGGATTATCCCAGGTC GTGGAACTGACCGGCAACAGTATCTACGAATATATTTTCCCTGCGGATCACCAAGAAATGGAAGCTGTCCTAAGTCTGACCCACCTGGCAACATCTCCGAACGGACTGAGCAATCTTCCACCGCCGAATCCACGAGGTGACATCGAACTGGAACGGGCGTTTTTCATCAGGATGAAGTGTGTCCTTGCGAAAAGGAACGCCGGTCTCACAACGCACGGTTTCAAG GTGATCCACTGTTCCGGTTACTTAAAGGTGAAGCAGTTCAGCTTGAGCGGAGGTGGCGGAACGGAGTACGAAGAGGCCGGTATTCAAAACGTGGGTTTGGTGGCCGTGGGTCACTCTCTGCCCCCGAGTTCGGTGACGGAAATAAAGCTCCATCACAACATGTTCATGTTTCGCGCCTCCCTCGACCTGAGGTTAATTTTCCTTGACGCAAG GGTCGCTCAGTTGACCGGCTACGAGCCTCAGGATTTAATCGAGAAAACTCTCTACCAGTATATCCACGGATGTGACGTCATGCAGATGAGATATTCTCATCAAATAC TTTTGTACAGAGGCCAAGTAACGACGAAGTACTACAGATTCTTGACACGATCCGGTGGTTGGGTTTGGATGCAAAGCTACGTTACCATCGTTCACAATTCAAGAAGTTCAAGGCCGCACTGTATAGTCTCGGTAAACTACGTCCTCTCGGAGCAGGAGGCTTCGGATCTGGTCCTAAACTCGGAGCAGAAGCTCTCCGCTGGAACTTCTTCCTGTCCACCAGTGACGACAGTTCTACCAGGCTCCCTATCGACGGCCACGACGGTTTTGCCGGGCGCTCTGTCCTCCGCAACGACCGTCTTACCCGGCACACCGACCTCGGCACCGACTTCGGCCACCGACATTGACCTTGAGCAGAGTCCAAGCCCGCCGTATCGCACCGGAAGAGTCAACGAACCACCGGACACCGACTATGGCGACAGTTCCGGCTACTCCGGTGCCGAATTTGTCCCGGGACAAGCAACCGGACACACTCATTATCTCACGACGGCTTACGGGCCGCAGGGGAATAACAGCGGCAACAATCACGCGGAGGGATCGTACTATCCAACGGAATTGTTCTACCAGTATGGAG GAATGCATCACGAAGTGATGCCATCGATGCAACAACAGCATCAACAGCAACAATCGCAGGCTCACTCGCATCTGATCCATCACACGGTACCAACAACGATCCAACAGCAGCAACACAGTCCGCAACAGAACCACCAACAGCAACAACAGAGGCCATTTTCAGCCTCATCGAGTTCCTGCGGTAGTTCGGATGCCTCGGACGTTCACCTGCCGAGTCCGTTGGGTCTCCACTCACTTCCGACCGGTTATCCAGGCCAACACCACCTCCTCGattcctcctcctcgtcggCCAGCCTCGCCGACGGTAGCGTAATGTTTCCGAGTTGCGGtttcaacaacaacaacaacaacaacaacagcagctacgcgacggcgacgacgacgacgagccTCGCCCACCAGGAAAACACCTCCTATCCAGTCCACCCTGCCCATCACAACCCCCGGCAATcccaccctcacccccacccccaccctcACCCTCACCTTCACCCCCAGGCGCATCACCACCCCCagcaccaccaccatcaccaccatcaccactCGCTCGAGCACCTCGACGCTCCTCCGGCTGGGTACACCAGCGTCATTGTCGACACCCAGCAGTACAGTCCTGGACAGTCGGCCCACACCGTTTCTACGGCAAACGGAACCCCGCCGCTGACCTCTCATCAGCATCACCACGAGGTTCACCACCAGTTTGTTCACTGA
- the LOC124309311 gene encoding protein similar isoform X6: MGPMIRTAAGLSASDPYVETWKRRRAVDDTIQKGGANHSSDILELQNASKILENNNETSNKNNNGSSNNYEKKSSSYVTGTNDGCSLNVASLASGPQEVVMKEKSKNAARSRREKENQEFFELAKLLPLPAAITSQLDKASIIRLTTSYLKMRHVFPDGLGDAWGAVPPATNPREAAIKELGSHLLQTLDGFIFVVAPDGKIMYISETASVHLGLSQVVELTGNSIYEYIFPADHQEMEAVLSLTHLATSPNGLSNLPPPNPRGDIELERAFFIRMKCVLAKRNAGLTTHGFKVIHCSGYLKVKQFSLSGGGGTEYEEAGIQNVGLVAVGHSLPPSSVTEIKLHHNMFMFRASLDLRLIFLDARVAQLTGYEPQDLIEKTLYQYIHGCDVMQMRYSHQIRMHHEVMPSMQQQHQQQQSQAHSHLIHHTVPTTIQQQQHSPQQNHQQQQQRPFSASSSSCGSSDASDVHLPSPLGLHSLPTGYPGQHHLLDSSSSSASLADGSVMFPSCGFNNNNNNNNSSYATATTTTSLAHQENTSYPVHPAHHNPRQSHPHPHPHPHPHLHPQAHHHPQHHHHHHHHHSLEHLDAPPAGYTSVIVDTQQYSPGQSAHTVSTANGTPPLTSHQHHHEVHHQFVH, translated from the exons ATGGGACCAATGATTCGGACGGCTGCTGGCCTATCGGCCAGCGATCCATACGTCGAAACGTGGAAGAGGAGACGGGCTGTCGACGACACGATTCAAAAAG GTGGCGCTAATCATTCGAGTGATATTTTGGAGCTTCAGAACGCGAGTAAAATTCTTGAGAACAACAACGAGACGagtaataaaaacaacaacggCTCGAGTAACAACTACGAGAAGAAGAGCAGCAGCTACGTAACTGGGACGAACGACGGTTGTTCGTTAAACGTAGCCAGCCTCGCATCCGGTCCCCAAGAAGTTGTGATGAaggaaaaaagcaaaaacgCGGCGCGGTCTCGTCGCGAGAAGGAAAACCAGGAATTCTTTGAACTCGCAAAGCTCCTTCCACTCCCCGCCGCCATCACCTCTCAACTCGACAAGGCCAGCATCATCAGGCTGACGACGAGCTACCTCAAAATGAGGCACGTCTTTCCTGATG GTCTCGGAGACGCTTGGGGCGCGGTTCCACCAGCAACGAATCCGCGGGAGGCTGCAATCAAGGAACTGGGATCACATTTGTTGCAA ACACTGGACGGATTCATATTTGTCGTTGCACCTGACGGGAAAATCATGTACATCAGCGAGACTGCTAGTGTGCACTTAGGATTATCCCAGGTC GTGGAACTGACCGGCAACAGTATCTACGAATATATTTTCCCTGCGGATCACCAAGAAATGGAAGCTGTCCTAAGTCTGACCCACCTGGCAACATCTCCGAACGGACTGAGCAATCTTCCACCGCCGAATCCACGAGGTGACATCGAACTGGAACGGGCGTTTTTCATCAGGATGAAGTGTGTCCTTGCGAAAAGGAACGCCGGTCTCACAACGCACGGTTTCAAG GTGATCCACTGTTCCGGTTACTTAAAGGTGAAGCAGTTCAGCTTGAGCGGAGGTGGCGGAACGGAGTACGAAGAGGCCGGTATTCAAAACGTGGGTTTGGTGGCCGTGGGTCACTCTCTGCCCCCGAGTTCGGTGACGGAAATAAAGCTCCATCACAACATGTTCATGTTTCGCGCCTCCCTCGACCTGAGGTTAATTTTCCTTGACGCAAG GGTCGCTCAGTTGACCGGCTACGAGCCTCAGGATTTAATCGAGAAAACTCTCTACCAGTATATCCACGGATGTGACGTCATGCAGATGAGATATTCTCATCAAATAC GAATGCATCACGAAGTGATGCCATCGATGCAACAACAGCATCAACAGCAACAATCGCAGGCTCACTCGCATCTGATCCATCACACGGTACCAACAACGATCCAACAGCAGCAACACAGTCCGCAACAGAACCACCAACAGCAACAACAGAGGCCATTTTCAGCCTCATCGAGTTCCTGCGGTAGTTCGGATGCCTCGGACGTTCACCTGCCGAGTCCGTTGGGTCTCCACTCACTTCCGACCGGTTATCCAGGCCAACACCACCTCCTCGattcctcctcctcgtcggCCAGCCTCGCCGACGGTAGCGTAATGTTTCCGAGTTGCGGtttcaacaacaacaacaacaacaacaacagcagctacgcgacggcgacgacgacgacgagccTCGCCCACCAGGAAAACACCTCCTATCCAGTCCACCCTGCCCATCACAACCCCCGGCAATcccaccctcacccccacccccaccctcACCCTCACCTTCACCCCCAGGCGCATCACCACCCCCagcaccaccaccatcaccaccatcaccactCGCTCGAGCACCTCGACGCTCCTCCGGCTGGGTACACCAGCGTCATTGTCGACACCCAGCAGTACAGTCCTGGACAGTCGGCCCACACCGTTTCTACGGCAAACGGAACCCCGCCGCTGACCTCTCATCAGCATCACCACGAGGTTCACCACCAGTTTGTTCACTGA
- the LOC124309311 gene encoding protein single-minded isoform X2, translating into MGPMIRTAAGLSASDPYVETWKRRRAVDDTIQKGGANHSSDILELQNASKILENNNETSNKNNNGSSNNYEKKSSSYVTGTNDGCSLNVASLASGPQEVVMKEKSKNAARSRREKENQEFFELAKLLPLPAAITSQLDKASIIRLTTSYLKMRHVFPDGLGDAWGAVPPATNPREAAIKELGSHLLQTLDGFIFVVAPDGKIMYISETASVHLGLSQVELTGNSIYEYIFPADHQEMEAVLSLTHLATSPNGLSNLPPPNPRGDIELERAFFIRMKCVLAKRNAGLTTHGFKVIHCSGYLKVKQFSLSGGGGTEYEEAGIQNVGLVAVGHSLPPSSVTEIKLHHNMFMFRASLDLRLIFLDARVAQLTGYEPQDLIEKTLYQYIHGCDVMQMRYSHQILLYRGQVTTKYYRFLTRSGGWVWMQSYVTIVHNSRSSRPHCIVSVNYVLSEQEASDLVLNSEQKLSAGTSSCPPVTTVLPGSLSTATTVLPGALSSATTVLPGTPTSAPTSATDIDLEQSPSPPYRTGRVNEPPDTDYGDSSGYSGAEFVPGQATGHTHYLTTAYGPQGNNSGNNHAEGSYYPTELFYQYGGMHHEVMPSMQQQHQQQQSQAHSHLIHHTVPTTIQQQQHSPQQNHQQQQQRPFSASSSSCGSSDASDVHLPSPLGLHSLPTGYPGQHHLLDSSSSSASLADGSVMFPSCGFNNNNNNNNSSYATATTTTSLAHQENTSYPVHPAHHNPRQSHPHPHPHPHPHLHPQAHHHPQHHHHHHHHHSLEHLDAPPAGYTSVIVDTQQYSPGQSAHTVSTANGTPPLTSHQHHHEVHHQFVH; encoded by the exons ATGGGACCAATGATTCGGACGGCTGCTGGCCTATCGGCCAGCGATCCATACGTCGAAACGTGGAAGAGGAGACGGGCTGTCGACGACACGATTCAAAAAG GTGGCGCTAATCATTCGAGTGATATTTTGGAGCTTCAGAACGCGAGTAAAATTCTTGAGAACAACAACGAGACGagtaataaaaacaacaacggCTCGAGTAACAACTACGAGAAGAAGAGCAGCAGCTACGTAACTGGGACGAACGACGGTTGTTCGTTAAACGTAGCCAGCCTCGCATCCGGTCCCCAAGAAGTTGTGATGAaggaaaaaagcaaaaacgCGGCGCGGTCTCGTCGCGAGAAGGAAAACCAGGAATTCTTTGAACTCGCAAAGCTCCTTCCACTCCCCGCCGCCATCACCTCTCAACTCGACAAGGCCAGCATCATCAGGCTGACGACGAGCTACCTCAAAATGAGGCACGTCTTTCCTGATG GTCTCGGAGACGCTTGGGGCGCGGTTCCACCAGCAACGAATCCGCGGGAGGCTGCAATCAAGGAACTGGGATCACATTTGTTGCAA ACACTGGACGGATTCATATTTGTCGTTGCACCTGACGGGAAAATCATGTACATCAGCGAGACTGCTAGTGTGCACTTAGGATTATCCCAG GTGGAACTGACCGGCAACAGTATCTACGAATATATTTTCCCTGCGGATCACCAAGAAATGGAAGCTGTCCTAAGTCTGACCCACCTGGCAACATCTCCGAACGGACTGAGCAATCTTCCACCGCCGAATCCACGAGGTGACATCGAACTGGAACGGGCGTTTTTCATCAGGATGAAGTGTGTCCTTGCGAAAAGGAACGCCGGTCTCACAACGCACGGTTTCAAG GTGATCCACTGTTCCGGTTACTTAAAGGTGAAGCAGTTCAGCTTGAGCGGAGGTGGCGGAACGGAGTACGAAGAGGCCGGTATTCAAAACGTGGGTTTGGTGGCCGTGGGTCACTCTCTGCCCCCGAGTTCGGTGACGGAAATAAAGCTCCATCACAACATGTTCATGTTTCGCGCCTCCCTCGACCTGAGGTTAATTTTCCTTGACGCAAG GGTCGCTCAGTTGACCGGCTACGAGCCTCAGGATTTAATCGAGAAAACTCTCTACCAGTATATCCACGGATGTGACGTCATGCAGATGAGATATTCTCATCAAATAC TTTTGTACAGAGGCCAAGTAACGACGAAGTACTACAGATTCTTGACACGATCCGGTGGTTGGGTTTGGATGCAAAGCTACGTTACCATCGTTCACAATTCAAGAAGTTCAAGGCCGCACTGTATAGTCTCGGTAAACTACGTCCTCTCGGAGCAGGAGGCTTCGGATCTGGTCCTAAACTCGGAGCAGAAGCTCTCCGCTGGAACTTCTTCCTGTCCACCAGTGACGACAGTTCTACCAGGCTCCCTATCGACGGCCACGACGGTTTTGCCGGGCGCTCTGTCCTCCGCAACGACCGTCTTACCCGGCACACCGACCTCGGCACCGACTTCGGCCACCGACATTGACCTTGAGCAGAGTCCAAGCCCGCCGTATCGCACCGGAAGAGTCAACGAACCACCGGACACCGACTATGGCGACAGTTCCGGCTACTCCGGTGCCGAATTTGTCCCGGGACAAGCAACCGGACACACTCATTATCTCACGACGGCTTACGGGCCGCAGGGGAATAACAGCGGCAACAATCACGCGGAGGGATCGTACTATCCAACGGAATTGTTCTACCAGTATGGAG GAATGCATCACGAAGTGATGCCATCGATGCAACAACAGCATCAACAGCAACAATCGCAGGCTCACTCGCATCTGATCCATCACACGGTACCAACAACGATCCAACAGCAGCAACACAGTCCGCAACAGAACCACCAACAGCAACAACAGAGGCCATTTTCAGCCTCATCGAGTTCCTGCGGTAGTTCGGATGCCTCGGACGTTCACCTGCCGAGTCCGTTGGGTCTCCACTCACTTCCGACCGGTTATCCAGGCCAACACCACCTCCTCGattcctcctcctcgtcggCCAGCCTCGCCGACGGTAGCGTAATGTTTCCGAGTTGCGGtttcaacaacaacaacaacaacaacaacagcagctacgcgacggcgacgacgacgacgagccTCGCCCACCAGGAAAACACCTCCTATCCAGTCCACCCTGCCCATCACAACCCCCGGCAATcccaccctcacccccacccccaccctcACCCTCACCTTCACCCCCAGGCGCATCACCACCCCCagcaccaccaccatcaccaccatcaccactCGCTCGAGCACCTCGACGCTCCTCCGGCTGGGTACACCAGCGTCATTGTCGACACCCAGCAGTACAGTCCTGGACAGTCGGCCCACACCGTTTCTACGGCAAACGGAACCCCGCCGCTGACCTCTCATCAGCATCACCACGAGGTTCACCACCAGTTTGTTCACTGA
- the LOC124309311 gene encoding protein single-minded isoform X3, translating into MKRGANHSSDILELQNASKILENNNETSNKNNNGSSNNYEKKSSSYVTGTNDGCSLNVASLASGPQEVVMKEKSKNAARSRREKENQEFFELAKLLPLPAAITSQLDKASIIRLTTSYLKMRHVFPDGLGDAWGAVPPATNPREAAIKELGSHLLQTLDGFIFVVAPDGKIMYISETASVHLGLSQVVELTGNSIYEYIFPADHQEMEAVLSLTHLATSPNGLSNLPPPNPRGDIELERAFFIRMKCVLAKRNAGLTTHGFKVIHCSGYLKVKQFSLSGGGGTEYEEAGIQNVGLVAVGHSLPPSSVTEIKLHHNMFMFRASLDLRLIFLDARVAQLTGYEPQDLIEKTLYQYIHGCDVMQMRYSHQILLYRGQVTTKYYRFLTRSGGWVWMQSYVTIVHNSRSSRPHCIVSVNYVLSEQEASDLVLNSEQKLSAGTSSCPPVTTVLPGSLSTATTVLPGALSSATTVLPGTPTSAPTSATDIDLEQSPSPPYRTGRVNEPPDTDYGDSSGYSGAEFVPGQATGHTHYLTTAYGPQGNNSGNNHAEGSYYPTELFYQYGGMHHEVMPSMQQQHQQQQSQAHSHLIHHTVPTTIQQQQHSPQQNHQQQQQRPFSASSSSCGSSDASDVHLPSPLGLHSLPTGYPGQHHLLDSSSSSASLADGSVMFPSCGFNNNNNNNNSSYATATTTTSLAHQENTSYPVHPAHHNPRQSHPHPHPHPHPHLHPQAHHHPQHHHHHHHHHSLEHLDAPPAGYTSVIVDTQQYSPGQSAHTVSTANGTPPLTSHQHHHEVHHQFVH; encoded by the exons ATGAAAC GTGGCGCTAATCATTCGAGTGATATTTTGGAGCTTCAGAACGCGAGTAAAATTCTTGAGAACAACAACGAGACGagtaataaaaacaacaacggCTCGAGTAACAACTACGAGAAGAAGAGCAGCAGCTACGTAACTGGGACGAACGACGGTTGTTCGTTAAACGTAGCCAGCCTCGCATCCGGTCCCCAAGAAGTTGTGATGAaggaaaaaagcaaaaacgCGGCGCGGTCTCGTCGCGAGAAGGAAAACCAGGAATTCTTTGAACTCGCAAAGCTCCTTCCACTCCCCGCCGCCATCACCTCTCAACTCGACAAGGCCAGCATCATCAGGCTGACGACGAGCTACCTCAAAATGAGGCACGTCTTTCCTGATG GTCTCGGAGACGCTTGGGGCGCGGTTCCACCAGCAACGAATCCGCGGGAGGCTGCAATCAAGGAACTGGGATCACATTTGTTGCAA ACACTGGACGGATTCATATTTGTCGTTGCACCTGACGGGAAAATCATGTACATCAGCGAGACTGCTAGTGTGCACTTAGGATTATCCCAGGTC GTGGAACTGACCGGCAACAGTATCTACGAATATATTTTCCCTGCGGATCACCAAGAAATGGAAGCTGTCCTAAGTCTGACCCACCTGGCAACATCTCCGAACGGACTGAGCAATCTTCCACCGCCGAATCCACGAGGTGACATCGAACTGGAACGGGCGTTTTTCATCAGGATGAAGTGTGTCCTTGCGAAAAGGAACGCCGGTCTCACAACGCACGGTTTCAAG GTGATCCACTGTTCCGGTTACTTAAAGGTGAAGCAGTTCAGCTTGAGCGGAGGTGGCGGAACGGAGTACGAAGAGGCCGGTATTCAAAACGTGGGTTTGGTGGCCGTGGGTCACTCTCTGCCCCCGAGTTCGGTGACGGAAATAAAGCTCCATCACAACATGTTCATGTTTCGCGCCTCCCTCGACCTGAGGTTAATTTTCCTTGACGCAAG GGTCGCTCAGTTGACCGGCTACGAGCCTCAGGATTTAATCGAGAAAACTCTCTACCAGTATATCCACGGATGTGACGTCATGCAGATGAGATATTCTCATCAAATAC TTTTGTACAGAGGCCAAGTAACGACGAAGTACTACAGATTCTTGACACGATCCGGTGGTTGGGTTTGGATGCAAAGCTACGTTACCATCGTTCACAATTCAAGAAGTTCAAGGCCGCACTGTATAGTCTCGGTAAACTACGTCCTCTCGGAGCAGGAGGCTTCGGATCTGGTCCTAAACTCGGAGCAGAAGCTCTCCGCTGGAACTTCTTCCTGTCCACCAGTGACGACAGTTCTACCAGGCTCCCTATCGACGGCCACGACGGTTTTGCCGGGCGCTCTGTCCTCCGCAACGACCGTCTTACCCGGCACACCGACCTCGGCACCGACTTCGGCCACCGACATTGACCTTGAGCAGAGTCCAAGCCCGCCGTATCGCACCGGAAGAGTCAACGAACCACCGGACACCGACTATGGCGACAGTTCCGGCTACTCCGGTGCCGAATTTGTCCCGGGACAAGCAACCGGACACACTCATTATCTCACGACGGCTTACGGGCCGCAGGGGAATAACAGCGGCAACAATCACGCGGAGGGATCGTACTATCCAACGGAATTGTTCTACCAGTATGGAG GAATGCATCACGAAGTGATGCCATCGATGCAACAACAGCATCAACAGCAACAATCGCAGGCTCACTCGCATCTGATCCATCACACGGTACCAACAACGATCCAACAGCAGCAACACAGTCCGCAACAGAACCACCAACAGCAACAACAGAGGCCATTTTCAGCCTCATCGAGTTCCTGCGGTAGTTCGGATGCCTCGGACGTTCACCTGCCGAGTCCGTTGGGTCTCCACTCACTTCCGACCGGTTATCCAGGCCAACACCACCTCCTCGattcctcctcctcgtcggCCAGCCTCGCCGACGGTAGCGTAATGTTTCCGAGTTGCGGtttcaacaacaacaacaacaacaacaacagcagctacgcgacggcgacgacgacgacgagccTCGCCCACCAGGAAAACACCTCCTATCCAGTCCACCCTGCCCATCACAACCCCCGGCAATcccaccctcacccccacccccaccctcACCCTCACCTTCACCCCCAGGCGCATCACCACCCCCagcaccaccaccatcaccaccatcaccactCGCTCGAGCACCTCGACGCTCCTCCGGCTGGGTACACCAGCGTCATTGTCGACACCCAGCAGTACAGTCCTGGACAGTCGGCCCACACCGTTTCTACGGCAAACGGAACCCCGCCGCTGACCTCTCATCAGCATCACCACGAGGTTCACCACCAGTTTGTTCACTGA